Proteins encoded together in one Hevea brasiliensis isolate MT/VB/25A 57/8 chromosome 16, ASM3005281v1, whole genome shotgun sequence window:
- the LOC110651848 gene encoding type IV inositol polyphosphate 5-phosphatase 3 isoform X7, whose product MKNPQTMQSRSKPHEELFWPRVVMRKLLNISTKDSDYSADTDSDDGDNDSASDTEEFCEYGGESRFRGNGGEDAQLDPINDALPRLRRRKSETFRTQYINTKELRICIGTWNVGGKLPPDDLDIDEWIDIDEPADIYVFGLQEIVPLNAGNIFGAEDNRPVPKWENIIRDALNRIRPTKTKVKCYTDPPSPSKFKPSDDVPDIEEILLESDSDIGEEIHPLDQDEDSPDMGDMDVNSGLASDNSGKLGVPVEENLQRQFSSPKKLSRLNCLRTEDSAGDVEVAAGQNNRKLTKMLSGTERIGLSWPEPPLDLLSQHVLQRPNSFKAVKSFKASKSFGAYNSFKLLTNEMQSDIAFLAELDLEALMKRKRRSSYVRIVSKQMVGIFLTIWVRRSLRKYIQNLKVSTVGVGVMGYIGNKGSISVSMSIYQTLFCFICTHLTSGEKDGDELKRNADVHEIHRRTLFHANSGIGLPKRILDHERIILLGDLNYRINLSYEKTRELISRKEWSKLEERDQLVRELRKGRAFDGWTEGTLNFPPTYKYEINSDNYYGEDSKAGRRVPAWCDRILSYGKGMRLLKYRRKELKLSDHRPVTATYMAEAEVFCPRKLQRALTYTDAEIENEEVLEETIDVGMSQLRFEKDISSWER is encoded by the exons ATGAAAAATCCACAGACCATGCAGTCTCGCTCAAAGCCCCATGAAGAG CTGTTTTGGCCCAGAGTGGTCATGCGTAAATTGCTTAACATCTCCACCAAAGATTCCGATTACAGTGCCGACACTGACTCAGACGACGGTGACAATGATTCTGCTTCTGATACCGAAG AATTTTGTGAGTACGGTGGAGAATCGCGGTTTAGAGGTAATGGAGGAGAGGATGCTCAGCTTGATCCTATCAATG ATGCTCTTCCAAGATTAAGGAGACGAAAATCAGAAACTTTTAGGACACAGTATATAAACACAAAGGAACTCAG AATATGCATTGGTACATGGAATGTTGGAGGAAAACTACCACCTGATGATCTAGATATTGATGAGTGGATTGATATTGATGAACCTGCTGACATCTATGTTTTTGG TCTTCAGGAGATTGTGCCATTGAATGCTGGGAATATATTTGGTGCTGAAGATAACCGCCCAGTTCCAAAGTGGGAAAACATTATTCGTGATGCACTGAATAGAATTCGACCAACAAAGACCAAAGTTAAATGCTATACTGATCCCCCATCTCCATCAAAATTTAAGCCATCTGATGATGTGCCAGATATAGAAGAGATATTACTTGAAAGTGATAGTGATATTGGTGAGGAAATTCATCCATTGGATCAAGATGAAGATAGTCCGGACATGGGTGACATGGATGTTAATTCTGGATTAGCATCGGATAATAGTGGTAAATTAGGTGTCCCAGTAGAAGAGAATTTACAGAGGCAATTTTCTTCTCCAAAGAAATTAAGTAGGCTAAATTGTTTGCGGACAGAAGATTCTGCTGGAGATGTAGAAGTAGCGGCAGGTCAAAACAACCGCAAGTTAACCAAAATGCTTAGTGGCACTGAAAGGATTGGTTTGAGCTGGCCAGAGCCCCCATTAGACTTGTTATCTCAGCATGTTTTACAGAGACCAAATTCCTTTAAAGCAGTTAAATCTTTTAAAGCAAGCAAGTCTTTTggagcatataattctttcaagTTACTCACAAATGAAATGCAATCGGACATAGCGTTTCTTGCAGAACTTGACCTTGAAGCTCTCATGAAACGCAAAAGAAGATCATCATATGTAAGGATAGTAAGTAAGCAGATGGTTGGAATTTTCCTCACAATTTGGGTTCGTAGGAGCTTGCGAAAGTACATTCAGAACTTGAAAGTGTCGACCGTTGGCGTTGGGGTCATGGGCTACATTGGTAACAAG GGATCGATATCAGTCAGTATGTCTATATATCAGACTCTTTTCTGTTTTATATGCACTCACCTGACATCAGGTGAAAAAGATGGAGATGAACTCAAAAGAAATGCTGATGTGCATGAAATACATAGGAGAACTctattccatgccaattctggtatTGGTCTTCCAAAACGCATCCTTGATCATGA AAGAATTATTTTGCTGGGTGATTTGAACTATCGGATCAACTTGTCATATGAGAAAACACGAGAACTAATCTCCCGAAAGGAGTGGTCCAAGTTAGAGGAGAGGGATCAG CTTGTACGAGAACTAAGAAAGGGTCGTGCATTTGATGGATGGACTGAGGGTACATTAAATTTTCCACCAACATATAAGTATGAAATAAATTCAGACAATTATTATGGAGAGGATTCTAAAGCTGGGAGGCGTGTTCCAGCATG GTGTGATCGCATCCTTTCTTATGGAAAGGGAATGAGGCTACTCAAGTACAGGAGAAAAGAGCTCAAACTTTCTGATCATCGACCTGTTACAGCCACTTATATGGCTGAGGCTGAGGTGTTCTGTCCTAGGAAGCTACAGAGGGCACTCACATACACAGATGCAGAGATTGAAAATGAGGAAGTTCTAGAAGAAACCATTGATGTTGGAATGAGCCAGTTGAGATTCGAGAAG GATATTTCTTCATGGGAGCGTTAA
- the LOC110651848 gene encoding type IV inositol polyphosphate 5-phosphatase 3 isoform X6, whose protein sequence is MKNPQTMQSRSKPHEELFWPRVVMRKLLNISTKDSDYSADTDSDDGDNDSASDTEEFCEYGGESRFRGNGGEDAQLDPINDALPRLRRRKSETFRTQYINTKELRICIGTWNVGGKLPPDDLDIDEWIDIDEPADIYVFGLQEIVPLNAGNIFGAEDNRPVPKWENIIRDALNRIRPTKTKVKCYTDPPSPSKFKPSDDVPDIEEILLESDSDIGEEIHPLDQDEDSPDMGDMDVNSGLASDNSGKLGVPVEENLQRQFSSPKKLSRLNCLRTEDSAGDVEVAAGQNNRKLTKMLSGTERIGLSWPEPPLDLLSQHVLQRPNSFKAVKSFKASKSFGAYNSFKLLTNEMQSDIAFLAELDLEALMKRKRRSSYVRIVSKQMVGIFLTIWVRRSLRKYIQNLKVSTVGVGVMGYIGNKGSISVSMSIYQTLFCFICTHLTSGEKDGDELKRNADVHEIHRRTLFHANSGIGLPKRILDHERIILLGDLNYRINLSYEKTRELISRKEWSKLEERDQLVRELRKGRAFDGWTEGTLNFPPTYKYEINSDNYYGEDSKAGRRVPAWCDRILSYGKGMRLLKYRRKELKLSDHRPVTATYMAEAEVFCPRKLQRALTYTDAEIENEEVLEETIDVGMSQLRFEKVSSSLCMCTA, encoded by the exons ATGAAAAATCCACAGACCATGCAGTCTCGCTCAAAGCCCCATGAAGAG CTGTTTTGGCCCAGAGTGGTCATGCGTAAATTGCTTAACATCTCCACCAAAGATTCCGATTACAGTGCCGACACTGACTCAGACGACGGTGACAATGATTCTGCTTCTGATACCGAAG AATTTTGTGAGTACGGTGGAGAATCGCGGTTTAGAGGTAATGGAGGAGAGGATGCTCAGCTTGATCCTATCAATG ATGCTCTTCCAAGATTAAGGAGACGAAAATCAGAAACTTTTAGGACACAGTATATAAACACAAAGGAACTCAG AATATGCATTGGTACATGGAATGTTGGAGGAAAACTACCACCTGATGATCTAGATATTGATGAGTGGATTGATATTGATGAACCTGCTGACATCTATGTTTTTGG TCTTCAGGAGATTGTGCCATTGAATGCTGGGAATATATTTGGTGCTGAAGATAACCGCCCAGTTCCAAAGTGGGAAAACATTATTCGTGATGCACTGAATAGAATTCGACCAACAAAGACCAAAGTTAAATGCTATACTGATCCCCCATCTCCATCAAAATTTAAGCCATCTGATGATGTGCCAGATATAGAAGAGATATTACTTGAAAGTGATAGTGATATTGGTGAGGAAATTCATCCATTGGATCAAGATGAAGATAGTCCGGACATGGGTGACATGGATGTTAATTCTGGATTAGCATCGGATAATAGTGGTAAATTAGGTGTCCCAGTAGAAGAGAATTTACAGAGGCAATTTTCTTCTCCAAAGAAATTAAGTAGGCTAAATTGTTTGCGGACAGAAGATTCTGCTGGAGATGTAGAAGTAGCGGCAGGTCAAAACAACCGCAAGTTAACCAAAATGCTTAGTGGCACTGAAAGGATTGGTTTGAGCTGGCCAGAGCCCCCATTAGACTTGTTATCTCAGCATGTTTTACAGAGACCAAATTCCTTTAAAGCAGTTAAATCTTTTAAAGCAAGCAAGTCTTTTggagcatataattctttcaagTTACTCACAAATGAAATGCAATCGGACATAGCGTTTCTTGCAGAACTTGACCTTGAAGCTCTCATGAAACGCAAAAGAAGATCATCATATGTAAGGATAGTAAGTAAGCAGATGGTTGGAATTTTCCTCACAATTTGGGTTCGTAGGAGCTTGCGAAAGTACATTCAGAACTTGAAAGTGTCGACCGTTGGCGTTGGGGTCATGGGCTACATTGGTAACAAG GGATCGATATCAGTCAGTATGTCTATATATCAGACTCTTTTCTGTTTTATATGCACTCACCTGACATCAGGTGAAAAAGATGGAGATGAACTCAAAAGAAATGCTGATGTGCATGAAATACATAGGAGAACTctattccatgccaattctggtatTGGTCTTCCAAAACGCATCCTTGATCATGA AAGAATTATTTTGCTGGGTGATTTGAACTATCGGATCAACTTGTCATATGAGAAAACACGAGAACTAATCTCCCGAAAGGAGTGGTCCAAGTTAGAGGAGAGGGATCAG CTTGTACGAGAACTAAGAAAGGGTCGTGCATTTGATGGATGGACTGAGGGTACATTAAATTTTCCACCAACATATAAGTATGAAATAAATTCAGACAATTATTATGGAGAGGATTCTAAAGCTGGGAGGCGTGTTCCAGCATG GTGTGATCGCATCCTTTCTTATGGAAAGGGAATGAGGCTACTCAAGTACAGGAGAAAAGAGCTCAAACTTTCTGATCATCGACCTGTTACAGCCACTTATATGGCTGAGGCTGAGGTGTTCTGTCCTAGGAAGCTACAGAGGGCACTCACATACACAGATGCAGAGATTGAAAATGAGGAAGTTCTAGAAGAAACCATTGATGTTGGAATGAGCCAGTTGAGATTCGAGAAGGTGAGCAGTAGCCTATGCATGTGCACCGCATAA
- the LOC110651848 gene encoding type IV inositol polyphosphate 5-phosphatase 3 isoform X2 has protein sequence MKNPQTMQSRSKPHEEFTKREIGQSKSWAETFCCLGCSCLQLFWPRVVMRKLLNISTKDSDYSADTDSDDGDNDSASDTEEFCEYGGESRFRGNGGEDAQLDPINDALPRLRRRKSETFRTQYINTKELRICIGTWNVGGKLPPDDLDIDEWIDIDEPADIYVFGLQEIVPLNAGNIFGAEDNRPVPKWENIIRDALNRIRPTKTKVKCYTDPPSPSKFKPSDDVPDIEEILLESDSDIGEEIHPLDQDEDSPDMGDMDVNSGLASDNSGKLGVPVEENLQRQFSSPKKLSRLNCLRTEDSAGDVEVAAGQNNRKLTKMLSGTERIGLSWPEPPLDLLSQHVLQRPNSFKAVKSFKASKSFGAYNSFKLLTNEMQSDIAFLAELDLEALMKRKRRSSYVRIVSKQMVGIFLTIWVRRSLRKYIQNLKVSTVGVGVMGYIGNKGSISVSMSIYQTLFCFICTHLTSGEKDGDELKRNADVHEIHRRTLFHANSGIGLPKRILDHERIILLGDLNYRINLSYEKTRELISRKEWSKLEERDQLVRELRKGRAFDGWTEGTLNFPPTYKYEINSDNYYGEDSKAGRRVPAWCDRILSYGKGMRLLKYRRKELKLSDHRPVTATYMAEAEVFCPRKLQRALTYTDAEIENEEVLEETIDVGMSQLRFEKDISSWER, from the exons ATGAAAAATCCACAGACCATGCAGTCTCGCTCAAAGCCCCATGAAGAG TTTACTAAGAGAGAAATTGGACAGAGCAAAAGTTGGGCTGAAACATTTTGTTGTTTGGGTTGTTCGTGCCTACAGCTGTTTTGGCCCAGAGTGGTCATGCGTAAATTGCTTAACATCTCCACCAAAGATTCCGATTACAGTGCCGACACTGACTCAGACGACGGTGACAATGATTCTGCTTCTGATACCGAAG AATTTTGTGAGTACGGTGGAGAATCGCGGTTTAGAGGTAATGGAGGAGAGGATGCTCAGCTTGATCCTATCAATG ATGCTCTTCCAAGATTAAGGAGACGAAAATCAGAAACTTTTAGGACACAGTATATAAACACAAAGGAACTCAG AATATGCATTGGTACATGGAATGTTGGAGGAAAACTACCACCTGATGATCTAGATATTGATGAGTGGATTGATATTGATGAACCTGCTGACATCTATGTTTTTGG TCTTCAGGAGATTGTGCCATTGAATGCTGGGAATATATTTGGTGCTGAAGATAACCGCCCAGTTCCAAAGTGGGAAAACATTATTCGTGATGCACTGAATAGAATTCGACCAACAAAGACCAAAGTTAAATGCTATACTGATCCCCCATCTCCATCAAAATTTAAGCCATCTGATGATGTGCCAGATATAGAAGAGATATTACTTGAAAGTGATAGTGATATTGGTGAGGAAATTCATCCATTGGATCAAGATGAAGATAGTCCGGACATGGGTGACATGGATGTTAATTCTGGATTAGCATCGGATAATAGTGGTAAATTAGGTGTCCCAGTAGAAGAGAATTTACAGAGGCAATTTTCTTCTCCAAAGAAATTAAGTAGGCTAAATTGTTTGCGGACAGAAGATTCTGCTGGAGATGTAGAAGTAGCGGCAGGTCAAAACAACCGCAAGTTAACCAAAATGCTTAGTGGCACTGAAAGGATTGGTTTGAGCTGGCCAGAGCCCCCATTAGACTTGTTATCTCAGCATGTTTTACAGAGACCAAATTCCTTTAAAGCAGTTAAATCTTTTAAAGCAAGCAAGTCTTTTggagcatataattctttcaagTTACTCACAAATGAAATGCAATCGGACATAGCGTTTCTTGCAGAACTTGACCTTGAAGCTCTCATGAAACGCAAAAGAAGATCATCATATGTAAGGATAGTAAGTAAGCAGATGGTTGGAATTTTCCTCACAATTTGGGTTCGTAGGAGCTTGCGAAAGTACATTCAGAACTTGAAAGTGTCGACCGTTGGCGTTGGGGTCATGGGCTACATTGGTAACAAG GGATCGATATCAGTCAGTATGTCTATATATCAGACTCTTTTCTGTTTTATATGCACTCACCTGACATCAGGTGAAAAAGATGGAGATGAACTCAAAAGAAATGCTGATGTGCATGAAATACATAGGAGAACTctattccatgccaattctggtatTGGTCTTCCAAAACGCATCCTTGATCATGA AAGAATTATTTTGCTGGGTGATTTGAACTATCGGATCAACTTGTCATATGAGAAAACACGAGAACTAATCTCCCGAAAGGAGTGGTCCAAGTTAGAGGAGAGGGATCAG CTTGTACGAGAACTAAGAAAGGGTCGTGCATTTGATGGATGGACTGAGGGTACATTAAATTTTCCACCAACATATAAGTATGAAATAAATTCAGACAATTATTATGGAGAGGATTCTAAAGCTGGGAGGCGTGTTCCAGCATG GTGTGATCGCATCCTTTCTTATGGAAAGGGAATGAGGCTACTCAAGTACAGGAGAAAAGAGCTCAAACTTTCTGATCATCGACCTGTTACAGCCACTTATATGGCTGAGGCTGAGGTGTTCTGTCCTAGGAAGCTACAGAGGGCACTCACATACACAGATGCAGAGATTGAAAATGAGGAAGTTCTAGAAGAAACCATTGATGTTGGAATGAGCCAGTTGAGATTCGAGAAG GATATTTCTTCATGGGAGCGTTAA
- the LOC110651848 gene encoding type IV inositol polyphosphate 5-phosphatase 3 isoform X1 has protein sequence MKNPQTMQSRSKPHEEFTKREIGQSKSWAETFCCLGCSCLQLFWPRVVMRKLLNISTKDSDYSADTDSDDGDNDSASDTEEFCEYGGESRFRGNGGEDAQLDPINDALPRLRRRKSETFRTQYINTKELRICIGTWNVGGKLPPDDLDIDEWIDIDEPADIYVFGLQEIVPLNAGNIFGAEDNRPVPKWENIIRDALNRIRPTKTKVKCYTDPPSPSKFKPSDDVPDIEEILLESDSDIGEEIHPLDQDEDSPDMGDMDVNSGLASDNSGKLGVPVEENLQRQFSSPKKLSRLNCLRTEDSAGDVEVAAGQNNRKLTKMLSGTERIGLSWPEPPLDLLSQHVLQRPNSFKAVKSFKASKSFGAYNSFKLLTNEMQSDIAFLAELDLEALMKRKRRSSYVRIVSKQMVGIFLTIWVRRSLRKYIQNLKVSTVGVGVMGYIGNKGSISVSMSIYQTLFCFICTHLTSGEKDGDELKRNADVHEIHRRTLFHANSGIGLPKRILDHERIILLGDLNYRINLSYEKTRELISRKEWSKLEERDQLVRELRKGRAFDGWTEGTLNFPPTYKYEINSDNYYGEDSKAGRRVPAWCDRILSYGKGMRLLKYRRKELKLSDHRPVTATYMAEAEVFCPRKLQRALTYTDAEIENEEVLEETIDVGMSQLRFEKVSSSLCMCTA, from the exons ATGAAAAATCCACAGACCATGCAGTCTCGCTCAAAGCCCCATGAAGAG TTTACTAAGAGAGAAATTGGACAGAGCAAAAGTTGGGCTGAAACATTTTGTTGTTTGGGTTGTTCGTGCCTACAGCTGTTTTGGCCCAGAGTGGTCATGCGTAAATTGCTTAACATCTCCACCAAAGATTCCGATTACAGTGCCGACACTGACTCAGACGACGGTGACAATGATTCTGCTTCTGATACCGAAG AATTTTGTGAGTACGGTGGAGAATCGCGGTTTAGAGGTAATGGAGGAGAGGATGCTCAGCTTGATCCTATCAATG ATGCTCTTCCAAGATTAAGGAGACGAAAATCAGAAACTTTTAGGACACAGTATATAAACACAAAGGAACTCAG AATATGCATTGGTACATGGAATGTTGGAGGAAAACTACCACCTGATGATCTAGATATTGATGAGTGGATTGATATTGATGAACCTGCTGACATCTATGTTTTTGG TCTTCAGGAGATTGTGCCATTGAATGCTGGGAATATATTTGGTGCTGAAGATAACCGCCCAGTTCCAAAGTGGGAAAACATTATTCGTGATGCACTGAATAGAATTCGACCAACAAAGACCAAAGTTAAATGCTATACTGATCCCCCATCTCCATCAAAATTTAAGCCATCTGATGATGTGCCAGATATAGAAGAGATATTACTTGAAAGTGATAGTGATATTGGTGAGGAAATTCATCCATTGGATCAAGATGAAGATAGTCCGGACATGGGTGACATGGATGTTAATTCTGGATTAGCATCGGATAATAGTGGTAAATTAGGTGTCCCAGTAGAAGAGAATTTACAGAGGCAATTTTCTTCTCCAAAGAAATTAAGTAGGCTAAATTGTTTGCGGACAGAAGATTCTGCTGGAGATGTAGAAGTAGCGGCAGGTCAAAACAACCGCAAGTTAACCAAAATGCTTAGTGGCACTGAAAGGATTGGTTTGAGCTGGCCAGAGCCCCCATTAGACTTGTTATCTCAGCATGTTTTACAGAGACCAAATTCCTTTAAAGCAGTTAAATCTTTTAAAGCAAGCAAGTCTTTTggagcatataattctttcaagTTACTCACAAATGAAATGCAATCGGACATAGCGTTTCTTGCAGAACTTGACCTTGAAGCTCTCATGAAACGCAAAAGAAGATCATCATATGTAAGGATAGTAAGTAAGCAGATGGTTGGAATTTTCCTCACAATTTGGGTTCGTAGGAGCTTGCGAAAGTACATTCAGAACTTGAAAGTGTCGACCGTTGGCGTTGGGGTCATGGGCTACATTGGTAACAAG GGATCGATATCAGTCAGTATGTCTATATATCAGACTCTTTTCTGTTTTATATGCACTCACCTGACATCAGGTGAAAAAGATGGAGATGAACTCAAAAGAAATGCTGATGTGCATGAAATACATAGGAGAACTctattccatgccaattctggtatTGGTCTTCCAAAACGCATCCTTGATCATGA AAGAATTATTTTGCTGGGTGATTTGAACTATCGGATCAACTTGTCATATGAGAAAACACGAGAACTAATCTCCCGAAAGGAGTGGTCCAAGTTAGAGGAGAGGGATCAG CTTGTACGAGAACTAAGAAAGGGTCGTGCATTTGATGGATGGACTGAGGGTACATTAAATTTTCCACCAACATATAAGTATGAAATAAATTCAGACAATTATTATGGAGAGGATTCTAAAGCTGGGAGGCGTGTTCCAGCATG GTGTGATCGCATCCTTTCTTATGGAAAGGGAATGAGGCTACTCAAGTACAGGAGAAAAGAGCTCAAACTTTCTGATCATCGACCTGTTACAGCCACTTATATGGCTGAGGCTGAGGTGTTCTGTCCTAGGAAGCTACAGAGGGCACTCACATACACAGATGCAGAGATTGAAAATGAGGAAGTTCTAGAAGAAACCATTGATGTTGGAATGAGCCAGTTGAGATTCGAGAAGGTGAGCAGTAGCCTATGCATGTGCACCGCATAA
- the LOC110651848 gene encoding type IV inositol polyphosphate 5-phosphatase 3 isoform X5, with protein MKNPQTMQSRSKPHEEFTKREIGQSKSWAETFCCLGCSCLQLFWPRVVMRKLLNISTKDSDYSADTDSDDGDNDSASDTEEFCEYGGESRFRGNGGEDAQLDPINDALPRLRRRKSETFRTQYINTKELRICIGTWNVGGKLPPDDLDIDEWIDIDEPADIYVFGLQEIVPLNAGNIFGAEDNRPVPKWENIIRDALNRIRPTKTKVKCYTDPPSPSKFKPSDDVPDIEEILLESDSDIGEEIHPLDQDEDSPDMGDMDVNSGLASDNSGKLGVPVEENLQRQFSSPKKLSRLNCLRTEDSAGDVEVAAGQNNRKLTKMLSGTERIGLSWPEPPLDLLSQHVLQRPNSFKAVKSFKASKSFGAYNSFKLLTNEMQSDIAFLAELDLEALMKRKRRSSYVRIVSKQMVGIFLTIWVRRSLRKYIQNLKVSTVGVGVMGYIGNKGSISVSMSIYQTLFCFICTHLTSGEKDGDELKRNADVHEIHRRTLFHANSGIGLPKRILDHERIILLGDLNYRINLSYEKTRELISRKEWSKLEERDQLVRELRKGRAFDGWTEGTLNFPPTYKYEINSDNYYGEDSKAGRRVPAWCDRILSYGKGMRLLKYRRKELKLSDHRPVTATYMAEAEVFCPRKLQRALTYTDAEIENEEVLEETIDVGMSQLRFEKF; from the exons ATGAAAAATCCACAGACCATGCAGTCTCGCTCAAAGCCCCATGAAGAG TTTACTAAGAGAGAAATTGGACAGAGCAAAAGTTGGGCTGAAACATTTTGTTGTTTGGGTTGTTCGTGCCTACAGCTGTTTTGGCCCAGAGTGGTCATGCGTAAATTGCTTAACATCTCCACCAAAGATTCCGATTACAGTGCCGACACTGACTCAGACGACGGTGACAATGATTCTGCTTCTGATACCGAAG AATTTTGTGAGTACGGTGGAGAATCGCGGTTTAGAGGTAATGGAGGAGAGGATGCTCAGCTTGATCCTATCAATG ATGCTCTTCCAAGATTAAGGAGACGAAAATCAGAAACTTTTAGGACACAGTATATAAACACAAAGGAACTCAG AATATGCATTGGTACATGGAATGTTGGAGGAAAACTACCACCTGATGATCTAGATATTGATGAGTGGATTGATATTGATGAACCTGCTGACATCTATGTTTTTGG TCTTCAGGAGATTGTGCCATTGAATGCTGGGAATATATTTGGTGCTGAAGATAACCGCCCAGTTCCAAAGTGGGAAAACATTATTCGTGATGCACTGAATAGAATTCGACCAACAAAGACCAAAGTTAAATGCTATACTGATCCCCCATCTCCATCAAAATTTAAGCCATCTGATGATGTGCCAGATATAGAAGAGATATTACTTGAAAGTGATAGTGATATTGGTGAGGAAATTCATCCATTGGATCAAGATGAAGATAGTCCGGACATGGGTGACATGGATGTTAATTCTGGATTAGCATCGGATAATAGTGGTAAATTAGGTGTCCCAGTAGAAGAGAATTTACAGAGGCAATTTTCTTCTCCAAAGAAATTAAGTAGGCTAAATTGTTTGCGGACAGAAGATTCTGCTGGAGATGTAGAAGTAGCGGCAGGTCAAAACAACCGCAAGTTAACCAAAATGCTTAGTGGCACTGAAAGGATTGGTTTGAGCTGGCCAGAGCCCCCATTAGACTTGTTATCTCAGCATGTTTTACAGAGACCAAATTCCTTTAAAGCAGTTAAATCTTTTAAAGCAAGCAAGTCTTTTggagcatataattctttcaagTTACTCACAAATGAAATGCAATCGGACATAGCGTTTCTTGCAGAACTTGACCTTGAAGCTCTCATGAAACGCAAAAGAAGATCATCATATGTAAGGATAGTAAGTAAGCAGATGGTTGGAATTTTCCTCACAATTTGGGTTCGTAGGAGCTTGCGAAAGTACATTCAGAACTTGAAAGTGTCGACCGTTGGCGTTGGGGTCATGGGCTACATTGGTAACAAG GGATCGATATCAGTCAGTATGTCTATATATCAGACTCTTTTCTGTTTTATATGCACTCACCTGACATCAGGTGAAAAAGATGGAGATGAACTCAAAAGAAATGCTGATGTGCATGAAATACATAGGAGAACTctattccatgccaattctggtatTGGTCTTCCAAAACGCATCCTTGATCATGA AAGAATTATTTTGCTGGGTGATTTGAACTATCGGATCAACTTGTCATATGAGAAAACACGAGAACTAATCTCCCGAAAGGAGTGGTCCAAGTTAGAGGAGAGGGATCAG CTTGTACGAGAACTAAGAAAGGGTCGTGCATTTGATGGATGGACTGAGGGTACATTAAATTTTCCACCAACATATAAGTATGAAATAAATTCAGACAATTATTATGGAGAGGATTCTAAAGCTGGGAGGCGTGTTCCAGCATG GTGTGATCGCATCCTTTCTTATGGAAAGGGAATGAGGCTACTCAAGTACAGGAGAAAAGAGCTCAAACTTTCTGATCATCGACCTGTTACAGCCACTTATATGGCTGAGGCTGAGGTGTTCTGTCCTAGGAAGCTACAGAGGGCACTCACATACACAGATGCAGAGATTGAAAATGAGGAAGTTCTAGAAGAAACCATTGATGTTGGAATGAGCCAGTTGAGATTCGAGAAG TTTTAA